The Biomphalaria glabrata chromosome 1, xgBioGlab47.1, whole genome shotgun sequence sequence CCTTGTTTTAGTTTCAAATCCTTCAAGGCATTTGAGGATGTGGATGAAATATTAAAGCTGGAAGACTAAAAGAATACTTTGTATTTGCCACCCAACTGTAAAACTCAAGTTTAAAGAAAGGACtcattatcccccccccccccctttttccattattttttttttaataattgaaaGCACAATAATTTTTGTTACCTAACGCTTCTCCTCTGAAGCCATATGTTTGAAGAGTTTTCAAGTCATCTGTGCTATTAATCTTTGAAGTACAGTGTCTTTTTGCTAGAAAAGGGACATCAACTGAGCAAATTCCACTTCCGTTATCACAGACTTCTATTTTATCCAATCCATAATTCTCCTTagaaagaatttgttttttaaagttttcttagCATCAATAAAAGGTATGgacaattaaaagaaattaataccTTAGCTCTGTATCTAAATCATCTGGTATTAGATCCATCAAAAATTCTGATGATGCAGTGTATTTTACTTCCTATCCTTTTACTTGTGGAAAATCTTAACAGCACTCATGAGAAAGAATTGTGttacgccaaaaaaaaaaaacgttttcttttttttttttataaaatatgaaagaaaaaagttaaCACTTTCACTTTTAATATATATCTAACATACTGACTAATATTTTCTAAAGTGTTTAAAATATTCAGGTAAAGTAAGACAAGTAGATAGGGACTAAAAGAATATAGCAGGGCACATTCCCATCTATATAgaatagttaaaattaaaatgctttATGAATAGTTAGAAAAATAATCCAGACATTAACAAGATAACAAGATctaaggtagatctagatctctgtcTCTAGACCTAGTGGGTAGTTTTGACAGTTTAGTAAATTTAGTTGTAGACTGAGGATTGAAATTGAGgctatgttttgtaaaaatgttttatatgtttcggatgttccttcagagttgaagataattacttcctagtccaaacctcccgcaggacgacgggggatgggagcgggcagggtttgaacccgggaccatcgatgaatctgaacgacagtccagcgtgcaaaccgcacgaccaagcagccatcctgTATATTGCCTATACTATTGCCATTGGGAGTATAATAATGagtattcatgtattgtcttacTAAACTGACTAATAGTAAAGTCTAAAACTAAAAACAGTAATCTAGGTACTagggtagatctagaatctagaagaataattatttttactagttttatgtctAAAGATGTTGTTCCAGCATCCACGGAGTTTTCAACCAATTCTTTTATAACACTGTAAACACTAACTATAACCTGACTGCTGCCAATTAACGTTATAGTGGACTTAGGTAACAATTGCAAAGGTTTATTCGCCATATCTTTTGCTTGACGATTCAAAAAGTAAACACAACAAAGAATTTTATAAAACTAAGATAAATAAATGTGCTGAAataatatatgtttttattgaaatgttatagaaatttaaaattcattttttgttgTCATTTCACTTTTCTTCAATCAATATTCTTAAGAACATGGTAATTAtgccaaatttaaaaatatattttttaagaaaaactaGATCTGTATTTCTATctaatttacatctagaatagatctaataatgcCGACAATAACTTGAATACTCCTTGGTAATGATTCACCCACCAACATCCGCCGATTAttcgatttttgtttttagaatagCCATTTGTAATCTCTTTTTTAGATAGAATCTATTATTTTCCTGTTTACCGTGGCACAACGACAAATTcgattagactagatctagaatctaatattAAGtaatatagtatagatctatctaaaagtAAGTGAACATTTGCATCTCTACACCcgttttatatagatctagatttctagctCTAGATTACAAGCATATCTTAGTTATCTAGTCTAGCGCTAATCATGGACATGATCATGGTGATGGTCAGTTATTTAAGTCTAAGTTATTAGTATTTTACTAAAAATGTTAGGCTTTTAAATGGAGATCAATCATCATCAAGTACTGAAGTTGAAGTTAGAATGTTAGAAGTAGTCAAGCGTCTTACTTTAGTCACAGTTActgtctagtcagtctagactctagattagaTCTCTAGTAGTCTAGTAAATCATATCTAAGTTACtataatctagatagatctagtatatatacAAGTTAATTAGTTATGATAGTTAAAAAGTTATAATAGATTAAAGTATTAAGCTATTATAATTAAGTAAGACTAAATGATTAGAATAGACTATATTATtactatataattaatatttaaattataaatatagatctagtctatataaaaataatagattGATCCATGATtaatcattaaaattaaatggatTCATCATAAATTTTATGTCTTAGTCTTATCATGTCTTATGTCATATAATCATTATTCATAAATCATTCTTAATCTACTTAAGTCTACTTACTATATTACTAGTAAAATACtactactagtaactagatctaatctaattctatatctagattagattcttgactagtctagatcaagattttaatattacatctatagatctacatagagtaaagtgcgaagtttgATCAAATTAAGCCTGCTAGCAGCAATTTTCATGcttggatttttatagcaccgtaacggtctgacctatgaaaaaaatgatggtatctctgaattccttgtccttttgtctataaaactagatttgatttaaaatgtattactgGGCTTAGTTTAAATATGAGGTCAAAGAGGTGTTGGGTGGGTATCGTCAGGCGTATTTTTCCTCAATCGAATTTCTCCCCCAGTTACTAAGCTCAATCAGGCTAATGGAAGGATCTGTAATCAGTTTAAGGTCTGAAGTAACAAATGTCACTCACAGTATcagctttgtttaaaacaaaagatatatacctagatctagtatctagtatttatataataagttTGCTTAAGTATTCTATTTGACATTTAGAATGTAGGTCTAgattaaaatctaaattttttaccatatatattttgtagagataGTGGAGTGTCATTAGATTTTCAGTTATAAATTAGATCTACTGCTAGAATACCAGATCTAGAGAATCTTTatcctagattctagatcttgaacTATTATTTccaatacaataaataatagatcCAAGTCTTGATAAAAAGGATACTGTGCATCTAATTTTCAAAATCTGGACTCTAGATTATTTGAATAACAGTAACACTGAAAATAAACATGAATTGCTTCATCTAAAATTGTTAAAAGTGTGATTTTAAAGAAACTGTCAAAGAATTCAGATGTACATTGACTCTAGCCTGACCAGAGACCATtcataacatttctttatacaCCATAAATTATTCATACAGGTCTGAATGGTTTCGTAAGTCCCTAGTGTCAGTGAGTATAAACCAGTGACTAACAGAAGGATTTCACTTAACCTGAGAATACAAGTTGAGCACACTGAAGAATCCTCCTTCTTAGATTAATGGCAATGAGGAGCAGTTTTAAAATGaagcacaaaacaaaaatgttgatgaaGTTGATTCCACACACTGTTTATAACCTTGATATCAGTCATTTTAAGTACCTCAGAGTTATCGTCTCTAATGAGGGAACCTAACCTAAACTACTAGCCTGAATTGCACAGTTCACAGCATAATTtccaaaactcaaaacaatctagAAAGACAAAGCCATAGCCCTTGATACTATATTCAGACTCATGCACTCCCTGGTCactgccacattcttatatgcttgcaaaTTTTGGAtgctagcaatggaattgaaaaGATCTTAGgtatcactaaaaaaaaagaccttatCTTAAATAAAGAGAATAGAAACTGGATCACAGTGATTAGTGAAACCCACATTAGCAATGCTAATCAAAAgcttaaactctatggccatatcacaaggtcttcaGGACCAGCAAAGTCCTTCCTGAAAGGAACAGTACCgggggaaaagaagaagagagagaaagtgatgggaagactaCATAAAGTAATGGACAGGCCTGTGATTGAAAGAAATTCTGTCCaaggtaaaagacagagaggaatggagaaagacagtcaaaagatctcgtgtggtgccccaatggttcaacagagTAAGGGAAGGTAAACTTTCAGTTGTCAATATTCACCATTTTAAAAGTGGTCTATGCTCAGACTTGAAGTTAAATATTGACTGGGTTTTATGTCAAGTCTAGTTGACCTCTGTATGAGAAATAACAAGttgtcttcttcttcgttctcattttacatgtcagAGGGATTAGAGCAGTAATCctttatctgagatgaaccgcacagtggtttccagatctatgtatagtttttcttctataggagggttttggggtcagagttttgtttgggcctcttgatatagtatgcagctttgtagaacatggtcagcattctcatgtgatgctccacaagggcaggtttcgctagtcccgactttaagcttccggaacatatgttgtctcattctgttgtgttcgGTTCTGAGTTGAAAAATGATGTGCTGTCATGTCTAACAGGTTGTGAAATCACCCTGAATTACAAAGAAAATACTCTATGGCTTGGAAGGGCCTGTTTAACCTTGAGAAGAATCCATAAATAATTGGTTTCACataatttttcataattattgAAATACAATCTGTCAAGAGGAATATTATTGTATCGAGACACATTCTCTGAGGAGATCTTTTGTCAGTAGTTAACAgctaaaatttttttataatacttcAACAGAGTGGAGTAGACAGCCATTGctgttttgtttgctttttgtgGTGAATAGAACCATCATAATTAATCTGTACCATCATTAGTTCTGTTATGTAAGGAGATAAAGACAGATATgttctgcattaaaaaaaaatatattgaaatgaTTTATCTTTGTCTTTTGTAAAGTAACAATATCACATTGTGTCTTGGATTCAATGGTTATGACTGGTTGTCTTTCAGAGTTATTCAtcaatttaacttttttatactaaaaattattaacatgatttacttaaaaaaaacaacagcatacTATTAGTTTAATACGTTAAAAACTTAATGACCTGCCATAAAAGTTGCTAAAGAATCATAGAAATTGAACTCTTTTTTGTCATGTATTTGCATTATAGATCCATATTTGACTTTTGATCCTgtaaaatgacattattaccTATTTTGCTAATGTTAAAAATTGGATTTATTAAGTAAGCAAGAGTCATCAATTTATATTTGAAGTAGAACTAATATGTCTTTTTGTGAAAGGTGTTTGCAACAAGATTGTCTTGAAATCTACTATTGTACTCTCAAAATATTCTCTTgtagaaaacatttcaattcaTCTCTGCATTGTCTTGAAATGTACTCTTGTACTCTCAAAATATTCTCTTGTAGAAAACATTTCCATTCATCTCTGCATTGTCTTGAAATGTACTCTTGCACTCTCAAAATATTCTCTTGTAGAAAACATTTCCATTCATCTCTGCATTGTCTTGAAATGTACTCTTGCACTCTCAAAATATTCTCTTgtagaaaacatttcaattcaTCTCTGCATTGTCTTGAAATGTACTCTTGTACTCTCAAAATATTCTCTTGTAGAAAACATTTCCATTCATCTCTGCATTGTCTTGAAATGTACTCTTGTACTCTCAAAATATTCTCTTGTAGAAAACATTTCCATTCATCTCTGCATTGTCTTGAAATGTACTCTTGTACTCTCAAAATATTCTCTTgtagaaaacatttcaattcaTCTCTGCATTGTCTTGAAATGTACTCTTGTACTCTCAAAATATTCTCTTgtagaaaacatttcaattcaTCTCTGCATTGTCTTGAAATGTACTCTTGTACTCTCAAAATATTCTCTTgtagaaaacatttcaattcaTCTCTGCATTGTCTTGAAATGTACTCTTGTACTCTCAAAATATTCTCTTgtagaaaacatttcaattcaTCTCTGCATTGCCTTGAAATGTACTCTTGCACTCTCAAAATATTCTCTTGTAGAAAACATTTCCATTCATCTCTGCATTGTCTTGAAATGTACTCTTGCACTCTCAAAATATTCTCTTGTAGAAAACATTTCCATTCATCTCTGCATTGTCTCTAAATGATCTCTTGTAAAAGACATTACCATTTGTCTCTTCCAAAGAGGATTTACCTGTCTTTATCATACCAGAATGCAAGAATAGTCAGATTTGTCATattctgactttttttttgtggttgaATGTTCACTTTTGCCACAAGAAgatattcttagaaaaatgaaacattgaATATCTCGTACATCTCAGTGTCGGCCTTTTTACACCATCTTTATTTGACCATCATGCTATAACTTAAATGAAGAGTCCACTATAGACACCAAgagaatacaaataaaaattcagGATACAGATTAAAGCATTCCTCCAGaagaattaaaaattatttatgtgcACCTATCAGtaaaatgtagattaacaataaGAAAAAAGTGTAGACCAGACTCAtaacaaaatattgtttgtttttttaagaagtttttaaatgtgtttaataAACACCTTTTAAAGAATATCAATTAATAAACTTCAaactttgtatttcttttttttttaaaaaggttttatCTAAATTTCTtaacctgtatggtgacattaCATGAAAAATTGCACACATTAGCAATATTTCTGTTCAGGGCTCTCAAGCCCTCACattaatggagtttgatgatgatgatgatctaaACAAACCAACTGTTGAATTCATTATTTTACACCTATTAAATCTAATAGTTTATATGTTgtcattgttttaattgtatttttttagaagtaaaCGTAAATATTTGTAACTCACTTCAAGGAAACATCCTGAatcttgtcctttttttttttgttgttgttttttatttacacaaaaGATTGAGTTCAATTCTCAATTGATTTAACACTGTTTATTGAAACATCTGCTGCTAAAGAGGATCTTGAGGATTACACCTACCAATATATAGTTTGCTTGCTTACAATTTGTTTaggaaagtttttttaaaaagaggtaCAATCCCTATCTTTTGTTTATATAATTGTTCTTAGTTAGTATTTTATGAATCAAGGTAGtggtttttaaaatgtgttagcTACTATAATCGTTCAAGGTTTGTGTACTTTAGTTTTATGGACTGTCTTTTTAACACAAACATAATGGGCATTTATATCATGcactaagtattttaaaaaatgtccatGCTTAACAATTCTCAtacttttgattttaaaatcaatcacTGTTATTGGCCTCCATATATTGTTGTGTTCTAGATAATGGTTGATTTCCAGAACAGCTTTAATCACTGTTATTGGCCTTCATATATTGTTGTGTTCTAATTGTTGATTTCCAGAACAGCTTTAATCACTGTTATTGGCCTCCATATATGTTTGTGTTCTAGTTAATAATTGATTTCCAGAACAGCTTTAATCACTGTTATTGGCCTCCATATATTGTTGTGTTCTAGTTAATGATTGATTTCCAGAACAGCTTTAATTGCTGTTATTGGCCTCCATATATTTTTGTGTTCTAGATATTTGCTGGGGCATGATGGCAGAGTGATAAAGTGCATGACTTCCAAACAAGCAGTCTTGAATTCGAATCCCATTAAAGATGGAATTTTGACATTCATGGTGTTTAGTACGCCCCTtgttccaccaaactctaatgggtacatgacatatGTTGAGGAAGCAAAggtgattggtcattgtgccAGCCACCTGACATGATTATTAATGATTGGCTATAAAAACAGACGAGCTTTAaaatcatctgtcccatagattgcaaggtctgaaaggggttcctttagttgttgttttttttaccagctATAAACtgttatgtttttctttaatctCTTCATAGAATCCATCAGAAAGCAACACTTGCTAGAGTGAAGGCCATACGTTCAGAACCTCAAAGCAAGAATGAATGTGGGTGTAGCTCACAGCGACAGTAACCCAACCCATTCCTACTTCAACAGCAAAGGGATATGGCTCACCTATTTACTCTTAGTATTTGGTGTGCACCTGTTGTTGCTGTCTGTCCCATTCTTTTCAGTGGCAGTGGCTTGGACGCTGACTAATGTTCTGCATGATGTGGTAAGTTGAACAGtagttttgttatattttttgaatTATTCCAAATGGACAATACATGATTGTTAGCATAATGACAAAGTAAGTCCAGCATTAAGTTGGTCTGGTACTGTTGAGTCCAGAGTGCAGTCTGTCCAGtacagtagagtccaggacgagacagagagaccattagagtttgatacaacagtacagTTATCTACAGTAAAGCATTTGTACAGTCAGTATTTCATGTTGCAAATAGTAGGAGTATAGGCTGTTAATTTATTAGACTCATTAAAGAATTATGTTATTTGGAgacagagttgtcaagttctagAGTTGGTTTTGTCCTGATGCTCAGTGTCTGCAGAGAGCCTGATAGACAGTCATAGCAATGTAAATGTtcataataattagaaatttaaaTTGAATTGGTTTTCATAGCAGATGAAGCAACATATTCTATAATTAGCTTAGATGATATCTTGGATACAGAAAAAAATTTTATGAGTTTGACTTTGTTTATGGAAACAGCATATTTTGTACAATTACAGTTTAGTGTTTATGTATAATTTTTACCACTTCATTTTAAAAGATGTATTAAATGTTCACTTCTACTCTATGTTTTCTCCTCAACTTTAGTTTGTAAATACATGTGTGATCTTTGATCTGTCATATTTACATGTTTCCTATAAACTTGTTTCATAAttctataataattaatttagctCACACCACAAAGCACCACTAGGTTCACAGACACAACCTTTTTCCTAAATCATCTTTAAATGTTTCTCTTTCAATTGAAGTCTTGATCTTTCTCTTTGTATTTCAGTGTATGTTTGTCATGCTTCATGTAACCAAGGGCACCCCTTGGGAAACATCTGATCAAGGTATTGCTCGTACTGAAACCCAGTGGGAGCAGATTGATTATGGCAAGCAGTTCACAGCTACCAAAAAGTTCTTTACTACAGTACCAGTTGTTTTGTaagttgttgggttttttttttttgcttgattaTATACCagtacattatttttaaagattaatattcatttttttttcttgtatacaAATTTCTTAAAGCTAAAAATTACTCGGATTGTTAgggtaccacacatgatctgtcgactgtctttctacattcctctctgtcgtttgccttggatagaattttttcattgacaagcctgtccattctttaatgttgtcttcccattgctttttctccctgcctcttcttcttcttcttttccctggtactgttccctgcaggaaggtctttgcaagccccgaggaccttgtgatacTGCCATACCTATTTTTTTGCACTGTACATAGAGCTGTtacagaacttttttttttttaacaggttCTTCCTGGCCAGTTTTTATTCTCGCTATGACAAGTATCATTTTGTAATCAATGCAAGCGTTCTGGCCTTGAACCTCATCCCAAAGTTGCCACAGCTCCACAAAGTCAGGATCTTCGGAATTAATAAATACTAAGGAAGTAGTATGTTGTGTTTGTCTTGTAATGCTATTGTTTGTAAACATCCAAAACCTCACCATTGAACTCATACTTAATTTGCTTCTAATGTAGTCAGTTTTTTTCCACTGATTACTGTAAATATTTCCTCCAAGCACTATGTTGTACAATATTTGTCAAATAGGAAACGTTTTTAGCTATAAAAATCAGAATGTtgttgatgattttttttttttttatggaaacttAGCGGTTACatatattttatcattttaaaaaaatctcaattTATTCATTTCCTTATTCAGTGAGTTTGTTGAACATTTTGTGTGCATACATGTCTTGCCTTTACTTTTGACATAACATTCCctcaaaattaaatcattttgaaGTCATATGGACAATATCAATCCTGGTGATTGTTTTTATTGGGGTTtgttttgtagttgttttttttttgggtgccCTCTTCCCCCTTAAGTCCTTAACTAAGTTGGTATGATAGTAATCAAAAGTAATTATTTAGTgtgataaaataattgtttaggTTTCCGCAGTCAAGTTCACACGTTGTACAATCATTATTAATGTTATAATGATAGCTAGATTAAGCACTTGTCGTTAATTGTATAACTTGCAATAATACATACCATCAATACACTATTCGGTGTGTAATAATTTCTGTTAAATGAAAGCTAACAatgatactttttaaaaaagtatttgttgTACATCAGAAAAGAATTTTCTAAATGAAACTAATACATTTTTTGTATCATCATGATGACATGTATGCCTTGGTACACTATTGGCCACATTGCTAGATTTATTTCCTTTAGCTATCAAGGGGTAGGTACTTTTTTTAAGCTTAACAGAtgtaatctaaatgtaaatacaCTAAATATAGGTATAATTGAAGGCTCTTCTGTGCATGAATTATTCATGTATTGGTGGTGGTTTGCCTTATACTTGTTAAGGTTTATTTCTTATTCAACCATTTGTTGAGAAACAtttttccagtttttttttcacaccttATCATGTGTACCAACCAGCTTGTACATACTGATGCCTGAAATCTTCTTAACTACACTCATATCAGGATTGTTTTCTGCTTGTTGAGTTTAATGACAATGAAAGTTTCAAGTCCTTTTGGTGAGCTCAGTATTATTTTCTGCACTCATGATGATTTCTATTGATATATGGCATGCATTTATTTTTGCACTGGCCTGTGTAATACTAAATTATATTCTCTTCAATGACCAGTTGCTGTTGTAACTGTCTACCCTGTGTCTGTGGTACATGGGTTAATTGGctgacacatttaaaaaatcaaagaacaTCTTTGTAATTgctaatctctttttttttttttttaccttttcttaATTGGGGGAGAATGTTTGGCGAATTCTCATCAGTTATGCTAGCCTGGTTGTTAATATAAATGTGGCTTACTTCATTTTGAAAACATAGCCCCAGGGAATATTGCATTCTTTCTCTAACTGGACAGCATTTTGTAAATGTTGTTGAAACTAAACTTACACgtattgttgcttttttttttttttttagctttatttcTTTCCCATTGAAAAATACTCTGATGCTCCTGTGGCGCATGACGAGTCGTTTACTTCAAGtatgaattttattttgtaattaatttaaaattgtacACTTATATTTCAGCCTCATGGTACTAGATTGTGTTGTACGTTCTCTTATGAAACTCAGATCTCATCTGAAtatcttttgaataatattgtttaAATCCATGGTGAACAATACCTCTAATTatcatacagtaggacagccagTAGTCCAAGTATGTTGTTCAAAGGTCATTGGAATGTAAACACCAGTTCATATTCTATGCTCTAGGTAACATTTCAGCAACACAGTAGATTGATTCTTTCACATGCTTTATTACTGTCCAAGTTGTTACTGGTGAAGATGTAACAGAGCACAGATTTTGCACCTCTATTAGCAGCCAGTTTTCTGTATAGCTTTGCTAGTTTTACTAAAACGTTCAGTACAGGTATAGCCTAccaagttttaaaattaaagcagATAAGTTGTTGAGCAAACCATGTCATCGATTCCTTTAAGCTGCATGCAATCCTTAATTggataaacaaattatttagcGTAGCAAATTACTGGCAAAGTGAGTTTCTGTAATGAGTATCACATTTCTACTGTATGATTATCTATGTTTACATAAAAGAAGAACTGaattaaatgttatgtttgaaGATTAATATGTGTAGCACTGGTCTGGCCAAGTCAGAATATTCTCAATGTTTGGCCTCTGAACGCAATCTAATTCTATGCTTCCAATATTGTGATCTGTGACAGTTTGCTCCCTTTGTTTAAAGCATTAAGTCAACTATTCAATCTGAACCCTCTGATTAAAAAAATGAGACCGAAGAAGAAACTATTTAATCTTATTGTGTGGGTAATGGGTTTTTTCGCTGGAGGGAAGAAATTCAAGAAGTGTTTATAACAATGAAGCCTCAAAAATGTATGGTGTCATGATCAAAGAAGGTGCATTATTTTGCATTTATGtaacctttgtttttttatgccaGTCATCATTGGTGTAGGTCTTACTGTTAGTAGGCGTACAGTTATTTGGgtgaaatatttaaacattattgagTTCAATGTTTGAAAGAGGCTAAATAAAATTTGTAGAAGTCTATGAACTAATATTTTGAATCAGTATAATTAATAAAGATTGTAATCGTAATTGTGTTTTGTCATTATTTTCAGCTCACTAAATACTTCCTGCTtcattgatcttttttttttttttgttcaaaattttCCAGTTTTATTGCTTCCCTACTTTATTGGAATGATAGAAAGCACAATATGTAGCTGTAGACTCATGTCCACATAGAagcaattatcttcttttttaaggaacatgtctgtaatatataagataaaatgagGGCAATTGTGCTTATTTTAGAAACTTAGTACCTAACTTCTAAGGTAGTTATCTCACATCTTGAATTTGGTAGAGTGACAAGAATAATTGTTGTAGATGATCATTAATGATCTATTTTAAACCTCAAGTTAACCAAGGAACCTATCTTAACAAGCTTGTAACATTATTTAGGGCTGTCCTTTTATGTTTTACTTTACTTCATAAAACCTACTGCAAAGTTTGCTTATCTTCACCAATTTATATTTCATCAAGATATCTATTGATTACGGAGTAATCGTGCAACTGAGAACAAAGAGTCTGTCTacataaaaaagatttttgctcatttaaatttattgaaaattttttcctttaataaatgtaacattaaaacaaaaagtcacaAAAGGAAATATTGTGACAGCTACTGTGATCTATTTGTTACACTCATTTCAATCCTACTTACTAAAGAACAAGCACAATAATAATTAAGATCAAGTTGTGTACATTCAATAAATGtacttgtttatttgttttttttctataatgaGTTTTATGGAAGCGTGATATGAGCtctataatgtttt is a genomic window containing:
- the LOC106067578 gene encoding ORM1-like protein 1, whose translation is MNVGVAHSDSNPTHSYFNSKGIWLTYLLLVFGVHLLLLSVPFFSVAVAWTLTNVLHDVCMFVMLHVTKGTPWETSDQGIARTETQWEQIDYGKQFTATKKFFTTVPVVLFFLASFYSRYDKYHFVINASVLALNLIPKLPQLHKVRIFGINKY